In Perca fluviatilis chromosome 11, GENO_Pfluv_1.0, whole genome shotgun sequence, the following proteins share a genomic window:
- the LOC120567725 gene encoding probable G-protein coupled receptor 148 translates to MSSMLMSNLTQDWVESMQRWHLEFFFIPTTVLTLATLLANPVLLTCIILSRALRQETRYLLVANTLTADMLFLVLNLATAICNAARAQVPWLICELVTAVTVTTYCCAILTVTLMVVDTYAAVRWPLHYHDILPPARTHRILVGVWVLAAIYPFTLMIIMEMDRGNPREKVAVCLVLLSLGFIQVNNVMGIYIYFFVAALICAILIFFCYIRLYMVTRTQGIWQSRFSRARVTLLAHGVLLLLYFVPGFVFTLELFMFQRNEISQDVRVWVSSVNMGVFMLLPRVFAPYLYGLRYREISDTLMQFLHQHRTLSQITVS, encoded by the coding sequence ATGTCATCAATGCTCATGTCAAACCTCACACAGGATTGGGTGGAGAGTATGCAGAGGTGGCACCTCGAATTTTTTTTCATCCCCACCACAGTCCTCACTCTGGCAACCTTGCTCGCCAACCCCGTTCTGCTGACGTGCATTATACTGTCCCGTGCCTTGCGTCAGGAGACACGTTACCTGCTAGTGGCCAACACCCTGACAGCAGACATGCTCTTCCTGGTCCTCAACCTGGCCACAGCCATCTGTAACGCTGCAAGAGCTCAAGTACCCTGGCTTATTTGTGAGCTGGTCACAGCCGTCACTGTCACCACCTACTGCTGTGCCATCCTCACCGTCACCCTGATGGTGGTTGACACCTACGCTGCGGTTCGCTGGCCTCTCCATTACCATGACATTCTTCCACCTGCCCGCACCCACCGCATACTGGTGGGGGTTTGGGTGCTCGCAGCCATTTACCCTTTCACCCTTATGATCATAATGGAGATGGATCGAGGAAATCCCCGTGAAAAGGTGGCTGTGTGTCTGGTGCTCCTCTCCCTGGGCTTCATTCAGGTCAATAACGTGATGGGGATCTACATCTACTTCTTTGTAGCTGCACTCATCTGTGCTATACTCATTTTTTTCTGCTACATTCGGCTCTACATGGTAACAAGGACCCAGGGCATCTGGCAGAGCCGCTTCTCCAGGGCCCGGGTCACGCTGCTGGCTCATGGGGTTCTTCTCCTGCTCTACTTTGTCCCCGGCTTTGTTTTCACCCTGGAGCTCTTCATGTTTCAGAGGAACGAAATAAGTCAGGATGTTCGCGTGTGGGTCAGCTCAGTCAATATGGGTGTTTTCATGTTGCTGCCCAGGGTGTTTGCTCCGTACCTGTATGGACTGAGGTACAGGGAGATCTCTGATACTCTAATGCAGTTTCTGCACCAGCACAGGACACTCAGCCAGATTACTGTTTCATGA